A genomic segment from Gemmatimonadaceae bacterium encodes:
- a CDS encoding SusC/RagA family TonB-linked outer membrane protein: MRFVVRRLLVAGAALALASPALAQSTGTIVGRVIERTTNRPLAGVQIRIVGTTRGAATNDSGAYRIPGVPAGTVQLAVQRIGYGAASRSLVVAGENTTTADFTLSPAVTTLDALTITATGETQLKRANGAPTATIDSSAIPKAAISTLSDALSSRVAGVVVQQAAGEIGAGARIRIRGSNSISLSNDPLLIIDGVRADNSSQSSAQGTGGQLPSRFNDINPEEIETIEVIKGPAAAALYGTAASNGVIQITTKHGRAGQTRWDAFAESGNLTDINDYPLNLRAYGHTSSGALVTNCNLSRRTSGASNACVGVDSTVSNDPLKAAGIESTGDRRLAGASVAGGSDAAAYYVSGEYSREQSVIAVNAEQRLNLRTNVRTQLTRALDMNLNVGYINSDLRRPQNDNNSFGVISASLLGRAADCTPVGAKQHPGLCSGGADSVSHGYFNPGIDPNSFFNINTRQQVQRLIGGLTSNWTPLGWLSVNGTLGADINHRNDNETLPPAVLDVDQNSEDGYRSIERAIVTNYTANANASATYHYDNFRFVSTLGTQYSDVGFTRTDAFGAKLLAGTSSLAGTTARFAVSETNSDVKTLGFLGREEIGWADKRFLTVAARTDRNSAFGVDFRRVYYPSVSGSWVLSDEDFFPRNRFSMISSLRLRAAMGSAGQNPGYLAAEQFYNPVAVTLNGTDVPAFTVGGAGNPNLKPEKSTETEAGFDLALFHDRVSIEYTHYNKVTRDELVNVVLAPSLGSATNRFQNLGRVSNWGHEAVLDMDLLDRNNYHFDLRLNGAWNSNRLDALGVDESGVPIPQFTTGFDDTQIFKPGLPLGAYYVRQITSVTDANHDGMIACPNGPGSPGCEYTIADSASYAGTPFPTVELNIVPSLSLGKFARITATFDHRGGQKIYNLTNVYRNAIFLNGAPVQQPNSGNLFQQAAAQDAASTLGTTGGYIEDASFTKLREVALTLTLPQRFAAQMRAANATLTLAGRNLHTWTNYTGLDPELNAGAQANFTTTDFLTMPQVRYFTARLALSF, from the coding sequence ATGCGTTTTGTAGTGCGACGTTTGCTCGTTGCCGGTGCGGCGTTGGCTCTTGCCTCGCCCGCGCTCGCTCAGAGCACCGGGACCATCGTGGGACGCGTGATCGAGCGCACGACGAACCGCCCGCTCGCCGGCGTCCAGATTCGTATCGTCGGCACGACGCGCGGCGCCGCGACCAACGACTCGGGGGCATATCGCATCCCGGGTGTGCCCGCGGGCACCGTCCAGCTCGCCGTCCAGCGCATCGGGTACGGCGCGGCATCTCGTTCCTTGGTCGTCGCCGGGGAGAACACCACGACGGCCGATTTCACGTTGTCTCCGGCCGTGACGACACTCGACGCGCTGACGATCACCGCGACGGGTGAGACGCAGCTCAAGCGCGCCAACGGCGCGCCGACCGCGACGATCGACAGCTCGGCGATCCCGAAAGCCGCGATCAGCACGCTGTCCGACGCGCTCAGCTCGCGGGTCGCCGGCGTGGTCGTGCAACAGGCCGCCGGCGAGATCGGCGCGGGCGCGCGCATCCGTATCCGCGGCTCGAACTCCATTTCGCTCTCGAACGATCCGCTCCTCATCATCGACGGCGTTCGCGCGGACAATTCGTCGCAGTCGTCGGCGCAGGGCACGGGCGGACAGCTTCCCTCGCGCTTCAACGACATCAACCCCGAGGAGATCGAGACAATCGAAGTGATCAAGGGTCCCGCCGCCGCGGCGTTGTACGGAACGGCCGCGTCGAACGGCGTCATCCAGATCACCACGAAGCACGGCCGCGCCGGCCAAACGCGATGGGACGCGTTCGCCGAGAGCGGCAACCTGACGGACATCAACGACTATCCACTCAACCTGCGCGCGTACGGCCACACGTCGTCGGGAGCGTTGGTCACCAACTGCAACCTGTCGCGCCGCACCTCCGGCGCCAGCAATGCGTGCGTCGGCGTCGATTCCACCGTTTCGAACGATCCGCTCAAGGCGGCGGGGATCGAGAGCACCGGCGATCGCCGGCTGGCCGGAGCGAGCGTCGCCGGCGGATCGGACGCCGCGGCGTATTACGTGTCGGGCGAGTACTCGCGCGAACAGAGCGTGATCGCGGTGAACGCGGAGCAGCGTTTGAATCTCCGCACGAACGTCCGGACGCAGCTGACGCGGGCGCTCGACATGAACCTGAACGTCGGCTACATCAACAGCGACCTGCGCCGCCCGCAGAACGACAACAACTCGTTCGGCGTAATCTCGGCGTCGCTCCTCGGCCGCGCGGCCGACTGCACGCCGGTCGGCGCCAAGCAGCACCCGGGCCTCTGCTCCGGCGGGGCGGATTCGGTGAGCCACGGCTACTTCAACCCCGGCATCGATCCGAACTCGTTCTTCAACATCAACACACGGCAGCAGGTGCAGCGCCTCATCGGCGGCCTGACGAGCAACTGGACGCCGCTCGGCTGGCTCTCGGTCAACGGAACGCTGGGCGCGGACATCAATCACCGCAACGACAACGAGACGCTTCCGCCCGCCGTGCTCGACGTCGACCAGAACAGCGAGGACGGCTATCGTAGCATCGAGCGCGCGATCGTGACGAACTACACGGCCAACGCGAACGCGTCGGCGACGTATCACTACGACAACTTCCGCTTCGTCTCCACGCTCGGCACGCAGTACTCCGACGTCGGCTTCACGCGCACCGACGCGTTCGGCGCGAAGCTGCTCGCCGGCACGTCGTCGCTCGCCGGAACGACGGCGCGCTTCGCGGTCAGTGAGACCAACAGTGACGTGAAGACGCTCGGCTTCCTCGGCCGAGAGGAGATCGGTTGGGCGGACAAGCGTTTCCTCACGGTGGCCGCGCGGACGGACCGCAACAGCGCGTTCGGCGTCGACTTCCGTCGCGTCTACTATCCGTCGGTGAGCGGTTCGTGGGTGCTGAGCGACGAAGACTTCTTCCCGCGCAACCGGTTCTCGATGATCTCGTCGCTGCGGCTTCGCGCGGCGATGGGCTCGGCGGGACAGAATCCAGGCTATCTCGCCGCGGAACAGTTCTACAATCCGGTGGCGGTGACCCTCAACGGCACCGACGTCCCGGCGTTTACGGTCGGCGGCGCGGGCAACCCGAACCTCAAGCCCGAGAAGTCGACGGAGACCGAAGCCGGCTTCGATCTCGCGCTCTTCCACGATCGCGTGAGCATCGAGTACACGCACTACAACAAGGTCACGCGCGATGAGCTGGTGAACGTCGTGCTCGCGCCATCCCTCGGATCGGCGACGAACCGTTTCCAGAACCTGGGAAGGGTGAGCAACTGGGGCCACGAGGCGGTGCTCGACATGGACCTGCTCGACCGCAACAACTACCACTTCGACCTGCGGCTCAACGGCGCGTGGAACTCGAACCGGCTCGACGCGCTTGGTGTGGACGAGAGCGGGGTGCCCATACCGCAGTTCACGACCGGCTTCGACGACACCCAGATCTTCAAACCCGGCCTGCCGCTCGGCGCGTACTACGTTCGCCAGATCACGTCGGTGACCGACGCGAACCACGACGGCATGATCGCCTGCCCGAACGGGCCGGGGAGCCCCGGCTGCGAATACACGATCGCCGACTCGGCATCGTACGCCGGCACTCCGTTTCCGACGGTCGAGCTCAACATCGTCCCGTCGTTGTCGCTTGGAAAGTTCGCACGCATCACCGCGACGTTCGACCACCGCGGCGGTCAGAAGATCTACAACCTCACCAACGTCTACCGGAACGCGATCTTCTTGAACGGCGCGCCGGTGCAGCAGCCGAACTCCGGCAACCTGTTCCAGCAGGCGGCCGCGCAGGACGCGGCGTCGACGCTCGGCACGACCGGCGGGTACATCGAAGACGCGTCGTTCACGAAGCTGCGCGAAGTCGCGCTGACGCTCACGCTGCCGCAGCGGTTCGCGGCGCAGATGCGCGCCGCGAACGCGACGCTCACGCTCGCCGGGCGCAACCTGCACACGTGGACGAACTATACCGGCCTCGATCCCGAGCTCAACGCCGGCGCGCAGGCGAACTTCACGACCACCGACTTCCTGACGATGCCGCAGGTGCGGTATTTCACCGCGCGCCTCGCGCTTTCGTTCTGA
- a CDS encoding GNAT family protein produces the protein MIHPRPVVLDGNGIRLEPLHQDHRAGLATAAADGNLWEIWYTSVPAPDQVAAYIETALSGQREGHMLPWAVRDTNSGDIIGSTRYHDIVAPIDRVEIGWTWYAARFQRTHVNTTCKLLLLTHAFETLECAVVGLRTDNFNFASQRAIERLGARKDGVLRHHMARRDGTARDTHQYSIIAPEWSDVKRHLLLRLARR, from the coding sequence GTGATCCATCCCCGCCCCGTCGTCCTCGATGGCAACGGCATTCGTCTCGAACCTCTCCACCAGGACCACCGCGCAGGTCTCGCGACGGCGGCGGCCGACGGAAATCTCTGGGAGATCTGGTACACATCGGTTCCGGCGCCCGACCAGGTGGCGGCCTACATCGAAACCGCACTCTCCGGCCAGCGCGAAGGGCACATGCTTCCGTGGGCCGTGCGCGACACGAACAGCGGCGACATCATCGGCAGTACACGATACCATGACATCGTCGCGCCGATCGACCGCGTGGAGATCGGCTGGACGTGGTACGCGGCGCGCTTTCAGCGCACGCACGTCAACACGACGTGCAAGCTCCTTCTGCTGACGCACGCGTTCGAGACGCTCGAGTGCGCCGTCGTCGGCCTGCGCACCGACAACTTCAACTTCGCTTCACAGCGCGCGATCGAGCGGCTCGGCGCGCGGAAGGACGGCGTTCTCCGCCATCACATGGCGCGCCGAGACGGAACGGCGAGGGATACGCACCAGTACAGCATCATCGCTCCGGAGTGGAGCGACGTGAAGAGACATTTGTTGCTACGGTTGGCGCGACGGTAG
- the argF gene encoding ornithine carbamoyltransferase encodes MSRLPTDFLAIPDFTRAQLDGLFALAESMRAGKYKKRPLEGKTLAMIFMKASTRTRVSFEVGTFQLGGHALFLSPRDVQLGRGEPIADTARVLSRYVDGIMIRTFAHQDIEELAKYADVPVINGLTDMLHPCQVLADLLTVRAEFGGQIADKKYAWIGDGNNMANSWINAAYRFGFDLDLACPKGYEPADHLLARAQKAAKVRVLRDPTEAAEGAHVISTDVWASMGQEQEQKERERAFKGFTVSPSLMKAADKKAIFLHCLPAHRGEEVSADVIDGPQSRVWDEAENRLHVQKAVMAALMGGEALA; translated from the coding sequence ATGTCCAGGCTGCCCACCGATTTTCTCGCCATTCCGGATTTCACCCGCGCGCAGCTCGACGGGCTGTTCGCGCTCGCCGAGTCGATGCGCGCGGGCAAATACAAGAAGCGTCCGCTCGAGGGAAAGACGCTCGCCATGATCTTCATGAAGGCGAGCACGCGCACCCGCGTCTCGTTCGAGGTCGGGACCTTCCAGCTCGGCGGGCACGCGCTCTTTCTCTCGCCGCGCGACGTGCAGCTCGGCCGCGGCGAGCCGATCGCGGACACCGCGCGCGTGCTGTCGCGATACGTCGACGGCATCATGATTCGGACGTTCGCGCACCAGGACATCGAGGAGCTGGCGAAATACGCGGATGTGCCCGTCATCAACGGGCTCACGGACATGCTGCACCCGTGCCAGGTGCTCGCCGATCTCCTCACGGTTCGCGCGGAATTCGGAGGGCAGATCGCCGACAAGAAGTACGCGTGGATCGGTGACGGAAACAACATGGCGAACTCGTGGATCAACGCGGCCTACCGCTTCGGGTTCGACCTCGACCTCGCGTGCCCGAAGGGCTACGAACCCGCCGACCATCTCCTCGCTCGGGCGCAGAAGGCGGCGAAGGTACGTGTTCTGCGTGATCCCACCGAAGCGGCGGAAGGCGCGCACGTCATCAGCACCGACGTCTGGGCGTCGATGGGGCAGGAGCAGGAGCAGAAGGAGCGCGAGCGAGCGTTCAAAGGATTCACGGTGAGCCCATCACTCATGAAAGCGGCCGACAAGAAGGCGATCTTCCTGCACTGCCTCCCCGCGCACCGTGGCGAAGAGGTTTCGGCCGACGTGATCGACGGTCCGCAGAGCCGCGTCTGGGACGAAGCCGAGAATCGCCTCCATGTACAGAAGGCGGTCATGGCCGCCCTGATGGGCGGAGAAGCGCTGGCATGA
- the hslU gene encoding ATP-dependent protease ATPase subunit HslU yields MPSSRTQQALARLADLTPRQIAAELDRYIVGQADAKKAVAIALRNRWRRQRAPDAIREEISPNNIILIGPTGVGKTEIARRLAKLAGAPFIKVEASKFTEVGYVGRDVESMVRDLVESAIDMVRSEREAEVEDLAHERVDERLLDLLLPPPGTQAPAAAASQAAGATPGDGVAQEKPEPPPRPAPSPSASAVDDALGVFLVSGAGTVTKETVDVAQERYKRTRDKLKQLLIDGRLEDREVEVEVTPQAAPMFDVLASQGAPEGMDNFADMLKEMLPKRKKKRTVKISEARRILFEQELEKLIDLEDVTADALDRVEKLGIIFLDEIDKIAGERSQMGGPDVSREGVQRDLLPIVEGSNVQTKYGMVKTDHVLFIAAGAFHVSKPSDLIPELQGRFPIRVELKPLTEKDFVRIMTEPENALTKQYAALVEAEGAKLDFAESGIAEIARIAALVNERMENIGARRLHTVMTTLLEDVLFELPDRGKDAISVDGTVVRDRLKAIVEDEDLRKYIL; encoded by the coding sequence ATGCCGTCCAGTCGCACTCAGCAGGCGCTCGCGCGCCTCGCCGACCTCACCCCCCGCCAGATCGCCGCGGAGCTGGACCGATACATCGTCGGCCAGGCCGACGCGAAGAAAGCGGTCGCCATCGCCCTCCGAAACCGCTGGCGGCGCCAGCGCGCCCCCGACGCGATTCGCGAAGAGATCTCGCCGAACAACATCATCCTCATCGGGCCCACGGGCGTCGGGAAGACGGAGATCGCGCGCCGCTTGGCCAAATTGGCGGGCGCGCCGTTCATCAAGGTCGAGGCCTCCAAATTCACCGAAGTCGGCTACGTCGGCCGCGACGTGGAGTCGATGGTGCGCGACCTGGTCGAGAGCGCGATCGACATGGTGCGCAGCGAGCGGGAGGCCGAGGTCGAGGACCTCGCCCACGAGCGCGTGGACGAGCGGCTCCTCGATCTGCTGCTGCCGCCGCCCGGCACCCAGGCGCCGGCCGCCGCCGCTTCGCAGGCCGCGGGTGCGACGCCTGGCGACGGCGTAGCGCAGGAAAAGCCTGAGCCTCCCCCGCGTCCGGCTCCATCCCCGTCGGCGTCGGCCGTGGACGACGCGCTCGGTGTGTTCCTCGTTTCGGGCGCCGGAACCGTCACGAAGGAAACGGTGGACGTCGCCCAGGAGCGCTACAAGCGGACGCGGGACAAGCTCAAGCAGCTCCTCATCGATGGACGCCTCGAGGACCGTGAAGTCGAAGTCGAAGTGACGCCGCAGGCGGCGCCGATGTTCGACGTGCTCGCCTCGCAGGGCGCGCCGGAAGGGATGGACAACTTCGCCGACATGCTCAAGGAGATGCTGCCGAAGCGCAAGAAGAAGCGCACGGTCAAGATCTCCGAGGCGCGGCGGATACTGTTCGAGCAAGAGCTCGAAAAGTTGATCGACTTGGAGGACGTCACCGCCGACGCGCTCGACCGCGTCGAGAAGCTGGGCATCATCTTCCTCGACGAGATCGACAAGATCGCGGGCGAACGGTCGCAAATGGGCGGGCCGGACGTCTCGCGGGAAGGCGTGCAGCGCGACCTGCTGCCGATCGTCGAGGGCTCCAACGTCCAGACGAAATACGGCATGGTGAAGACCGACCACGTCCTCTTCATCGCCGCCGGGGCGTTTCACGTCTCGAAGCCGAGCGACCTCATTCCCGAGCTGCAGGGCCGCTTCCCGATTCGCGTCGAGTTGAAGCCGCTCACCGAGAAAGATTTCGTGCGGATCATGACCGAGCCGGAGAACGCGTTGACGAAACAGTACGCGGCCCTCGTCGAAGCCGAGGGGGCGAAGCTGGATTTCGCCGAGAGCGGCATCGCCGAGATCGCCCGCATCGCCGCGCTGGTGAACGAGCGGATGGAGAACATCGGCGCGCGCCGTCTTCACACGGTCATGACGACGTTGCTCGAGGACGTGCTGTTCGAGCTTCCCGATCGCGGCAAGGACGCGATCTCGGTGGACGGCACAGTCGTGCGGGACCGCCTCAAGGCGATCGTCGAAGACGAAGATCTGCGAAAATACATCCTCTAA
- a CDS encoding protein kinase has translation MIDPPDGSPPPPGFSHDRYQIVRELGHGGMATVYLARDARYQREVAIKVLSPEISHGVGSDRFQREIAVAAKLTHPHIVPLLDSGEHDGALWFTMPVLDGHSLRDRLDREHSLPIGDSVRIAIEVAGALTYAHEHGVIHRDIKPENILFSGGSAIVTDFGLAKSTESAGGESLTRTGMAVGTALYMSPEQSTGEPLDARTDVYSLGSVLYEMLTGEPPYVGRTLQAVIAKRLSDPVPSARRLRPTVSPALDAIIERALARHPADRFPSTAAFAEALSRLAPYAGDGASTDVATTVPVATTSPPVAARARRRRRVLAMVAVFAAAVVTAQLARGYRSRAAAASPPRSIAVLPFTNESADKDQEYFSAGMTDELMGALAAIKQLRVAARASSYAVKNQGTDIKKMGRALGVDAVLEGAVRKAGDHVRVSVDLVNVSNGSIIWNETYDKNVSDVFAMQEQIAEAIVAAVKIQLTDQRAIVPRSTGDVDAYEMYLRGRHAVDMRTPHALDDATNWFRKAVDRDPLYARAWSGLADDYLLQALNLYAVPKEAFAQGEAAARRALALDSTLADAHTSLATVLFLSHRDFAGAAAEYDRAVALDPSYPSAHYFYSLMLIGTDSARAESEARRAQELDPLSPPMAQAVGIVRVGLAHYAEAIPPLRAAVALDPDYYFPHAWLSIALAHSGAGDEAVAEAKRAVQLNPSSTLVLDYLGEVYAETGNRAAALAVAQRIDSISKSRPVSGVYTARIYDRLHDGASAFRWLDYALANGEGQLSQLFYFDSFPYISQDPRFKQLARQLGLKR, from the coding sequence GTGATCGATCCGCCCGACGGTAGTCCGCCGCCGCCCGGATTCTCGCACGACCGCTACCAGATCGTGCGTGAGCTCGGCCACGGCGGGATGGCAACCGTATATCTCGCGCGAGACGCGCGATACCAGCGGGAAGTCGCCATCAAGGTTCTCAGTCCGGAAATCTCGCACGGCGTAGGGAGCGACCGGTTTCAGCGGGAAATCGCCGTCGCCGCGAAGCTGACGCATCCGCACATCGTGCCGTTGCTCGACTCGGGCGAGCACGACGGCGCCCTCTGGTTCACCATGCCGGTGCTCGACGGGCACTCGCTTCGCGACCGTCTCGATCGCGAGCACAGCCTCCCGATCGGCGACTCGGTGCGCATCGCCATCGAGGTCGCGGGCGCCCTCACGTACGCGCACGAGCACGGTGTCATTCATCGCGACATCAAACCGGAGAACATTCTGTTCAGCGGTGGGAGCGCGATCGTCACCGACTTCGGGTTGGCAAAGAGCACGGAGTCGGCCGGCGGCGAGTCGCTGACCAGAACCGGCATGGCCGTCGGCACGGCGCTCTACATGAGCCCCGAGCAATCCACCGGCGAACCGCTCGACGCGCGCACCGACGTCTACAGCCTTGGCTCCGTGTTGTACGAGATGCTCACCGGCGAGCCGCCGTACGTCGGCAGAACGCTGCAGGCTGTCATCGCGAAGCGTCTCTCGGATCCGGTGCCGAGCGCACGCCGGCTGCGGCCAACCGTATCGCCGGCACTCGACGCGATCATCGAGCGCGCGTTGGCCAGACACCCGGCCGACCGTTTCCCGTCGACGGCGGCGTTCGCGGAAGCGCTCTCACGCCTGGCGCCGTACGCGGGAGACGGCGCCTCGACCGATGTGGCGACGACGGTGCCGGTCGCGACGACGTCGCCGCCGGTCGCCGCGCGGGCGAGACGGCGCCGCCGCGTGCTGGCGATGGTCGCGGTCTTCGCGGCGGCGGTCGTCACCGCCCAGCTGGCCCGCGGCTATCGGTCGCGCGCCGCCGCCGCGTCACCGCCGCGTTCGATCGCCGTCCTTCCGTTCACCAACGAGAGCGCCGACAAGGACCAGGAATACTTCAGCGCCGGAATGACGGACGAGCTGATGGGCGCGCTCGCGGCGATCAAGCAGCTGCGCGTTGCCGCGCGTGCATCGTCGTACGCGGTCAAGAACCAGGGGACCGACATCAAGAAGATGGGGCGCGCGCTGGGCGTCGACGCCGTCCTGGAGGGCGCGGTTCGAAAGGCCGGCGACCACGTGCGCGTCTCGGTCGACCTCGTGAACGTCTCGAACGGCAGCATCATCTGGAACGAGACCTACGACAAGAACGTGAGCGACGTGTTCGCGATGCAGGAACAGATCGCCGAAGCCATCGTCGCCGCCGTGAAGATCCAGTTGACGGATCAGCGCGCAATCGTGCCCCGCTCGACCGGCGACGTCGACGCGTACGAGATGTATCTGCGCGGCCGCCACGCCGTGGACATGCGCACGCCCCATGCGCTGGACGACGCGACGAACTGGTTCCGCAAGGCCGTAGACCGCGATCCGCTCTACGCGCGCGCCTGGTCCGGCCTGGCCGACGACTATCTGCTGCAGGCGCTCAACCTCTATGCGGTGCCGAAGGAAGCGTTCGCGCAGGGCGAGGCCGCGGCGCGACGCGCGCTCGCCCTGGACTCGACGCTGGCCGACGCGCACACCTCGCTGGCGACGGTTCTCTTCTTGTCCCACCGCGACTTCGCGGGCGCCGCGGCCGAGTACGATCGCGCCGTCGCCCTCGACCCGTCGTATCCGTCGGCCCACTACTTCTATTCGTTGATGCTCATCGGCACCGACTCCGCACGAGCGGAATCGGAAGCGCGTCGGGCGCAGGAGCTGGACCCTCTCTCGCCCCCGATGGCCCAAGCCGTCGGGATCGTGCGCGTGGGGCTGGCCCACTACGCCGAAGCAATTCCGCCCCTCCGCGCCGCCGTGGCGCTCGATCCCGATTACTACTTTCCTCATGCGTGGCTGTCGATTGCGCTGGCACACAGCGGCGCCGGCGACGAGGCGGTCGCCGAAGCGAAGCGTGCGGTGCAGCTCAACCCCTCGAGCACGCTCGTGCTGGACTACCTCGGCGAGGTGTACGCCGAAACGGGCAACCGCGCCGCAGCGCTCGCCGTCGCCCAGCGCATCGATTCGATTTCCAAGAGCCGTCCGGTGTCCGGCGTCTACACCGCGCGTATCTACGACCGCCTCCACGACGGCGCGTCCGCGTTCCGGTGGCTCGACTACGCGCTCGCCAACGGAGAGGGACAGCTCTCCCAGCTCTTCTACTTCGACAGCTTCCCCTACATCTCGCAGGATCCGCGATTCAAACAGCTCGCGAGGCAGCTCGGGTTGAAGCGGTAG
- a CDS encoding RagB/SusD family nutrient uptake outer membrane protein has translation MLHSKYLGRTVAAGALAGVAILAACNQDSLLVAPTPDVVRPSDISGPAALPAAYAAAIGDFQVGYAGGYGTGLDLNEGLAQMSGLLADELVDAETFNTRIEVDRRATKQINGTTLQTFQDIQRARATADLVASRFRQFDPTNPQGAEVQALAAFTYVMIAETYCNGVPSSKVNDDGTFTYGAAQTGRQILTAAVAKFDSAITSATASGGTTALNLARIGKGRALLDLNQPAQAAVAVAQVPSTFNYSIQHDENTGRQNNALFAFNYLEARFAVGDQEGTNGLPFVSLGDPRVPIIDAGPGFDGETELFLTTKYSDRSSPTPLALGTEARLIQAEAALAANDAGGFLANLNDARAHALTYTADGAANSLPLDPPPPLNSADVPASVAGRQNLLFTERALNLFLTGHRLGDMRRLIWQYGRSADAVFPTGPYEPTNTSKAGANFGTDVNLPIPQEEADNNPLFTKGAPSACIDRSAGIGS, from the coding sequence ATGCTGCATTCCAAATACCTCGGACGCACCGTCGCGGCCGGCGCGTTGGCGGGCGTGGCGATCTTGGCGGCGTGCAACCAGGACAGCCTGCTCGTCGCGCCGACGCCCGACGTCGTGCGACCCTCGGACATCTCCGGACCGGCCGCGCTCCCCGCGGCCTACGCCGCGGCCATCGGCGATTTTCAGGTCGGCTATGCCGGCGGCTATGGCACCGGACTGGATCTCAACGAGGGGCTCGCGCAGATGTCCGGGCTGCTCGCGGACGAGCTGGTCGACGCCGAAACGTTCAACACGCGCATCGAGGTCGATCGCCGTGCCACGAAGCAAATCAACGGCACCACGCTCCAGACCTTTCAGGACATCCAACGCGCACGTGCGACGGCTGACCTGGTCGCGAGCCGGTTCCGTCAGTTCGATCCGACGAACCCGCAGGGCGCCGAGGTTCAGGCGCTGGCCGCGTTCACGTACGTCATGATCGCGGAGACCTATTGCAACGGCGTCCCGTCGAGCAAGGTGAATGACGACGGCACGTTCACGTACGGCGCCGCCCAGACCGGCCGGCAGATCCTCACCGCGGCGGTCGCGAAATTCGATTCGGCCATTACCTCGGCGACGGCTAGCGGTGGTACGACGGCGCTCAACTTGGCCAGGATCGGCAAGGGACGCGCACTGCTCGACTTGAACCAGCCGGCGCAGGCGGCGGTCGCCGTCGCGCAGGTGCCGTCGACGTTCAACTACAGCATTCAGCACGACGAGAACACCGGCCGGCAGAACAACGCCCTCTTCGCGTTCAACTATCTCGAAGCCCGGTTCGCGGTGGGCGACCAGGAAGGCACGAACGGCCTGCCGTTCGTTTCGCTCGGCGATCCCCGCGTGCCGATCATCGACGCCGGCCCGGGCTTCGACGGTGAGACGGAACTGTTCCTCACGACGAAATACAGCGACCGCAGCTCTCCGACGCCGCTTGCCCTGGGTACCGAAGCGCGGCTCATCCAGGCCGAAGCGGCGCTGGCGGCGAACGACGCCGGCGGGTTCCTGGCGAACCTGAACGACGCGCGCGCGCACGCATTGACCTACACGGCCGATGGCGCGGCCAACAGCCTGCCGCTGGATCCGCCGCCGCCGCTCAACTCGGCGGACGTTCCGGCGTCGGTGGCGGGCCGCCAGAACCTGCTGTTTACCGAGCGCGCGCTCAACCTGTTCCTCACGGGCCACCGCCTCGGCGACATGCGCCGCCTGATCTGGCAGTACGGGCGCAGCGCCGACGCGGTCTTCCCAACCGGGCCGTACGAGCCGACCAACACCTCGAAAGCGGGCGCCAACTTCGGGACGGACGTCAACCTCCCGATCCCGCAGGAAGAGGCTGACAACAACCCGCTCTTCACCAAAGGCGCGCCATCGGCCTGCATCGACCGTTCGGCCGGGATCGGATCGTAA
- the bcp gene encoding thioredoxin-dependent thiol peroxidase — protein MSAAGDLEGGRAPDFSGITDSGETLKLSSFHGQTVVLFFYPKDDTPGUTVEACSFRDTLPRFEGLDAVVIGVSPDSPKSHQKFKKKYDLPYTLIADVDHAIAVKYGAWGEKSMFGKKYMGILRTTFVIDASGRVSRVFEKVKPEGHGEEVAKFLAVEKART, from the coding sequence ATGAGCGCCGCGGGCGATCTCGAGGGCGGACGCGCCCCGGACTTCTCGGGAATCACGGACAGCGGGGAGACCCTCAAGCTCTCGTCCTTTCACGGACAGACGGTGGTCCTGTTCTTTTATCCCAAGGACGATACCCCTGGGTGAACGGTCGAGGCGTGTTCCTTTCGGGACACCCTCCCTCGGTTCGAGGGACTCGACGCGGTGGTGATCGGAGTGAGCCCCGACTCGCCGAAATCACATCAGAAGTTCAAGAAGAAGTACGACCTTCCCTACACGCTCATCGCCGACGTCGATCACGCGATCGCCGTGAAGTACGGCGCGTGGGGCGAGAAGTCGATGTTCGGGAAGAAGTACATGGGAATTTTGCGGACCACGTTCGTCATCGATGCGTCGGGCAGGGTCTCCCGGGTCTTCGAGAAGGTGAAACCCGAAGGACATGGGGAAGAAGTCGCGAAGTTCTTGGCCGTGGAAAAAGCTAGAACTTGA
- a CDS encoding VOC family protein encodes MASATHGKVCYLEIPASNVGQSASFYARVFGWRMRTRGNGTQAFDDATGAVSGTFVVGRAASTTPGLLVYIMVDSVEETCRTIEANGGTIVQPLGVDAPELTARFRDPGGNVLGLYQEPTGRP; translated from the coding sequence ATGGCGAGCGCAACGCACGGAAAGGTTTGCTATCTCGAGATACCGGCCTCGAACGTGGGTCAATCGGCTTCGTTCTACGCGAGAGTGTTCGGATGGCGAATGCGCACGCGGGGCAACGGCACGCAGGCCTTCGACGACGCGACCGGCGCGGTGAGTGGGACGTTCGTGGTCGGACGCGCCGCGTCGACGACGCCGGGCCTGCTCGTGTACATCATGGTCGACAGCGTCGAGGAAACGTGCCGCACGATCGAGGCGAACGGCGGAACGATCGTGCAACCCCTCGGCGTCGACGCTCCTGAACTGACCGCGAGATTCCGCGACCCCGGCGGGAACGTGCTCGGATTATATCAAGAGCCGACCGGACGCCCGTAA